One Saccharothrix australiensis genomic window carries:
- a CDS encoding DUF6292 family protein codes for MSDHTSLTHAGYVAAVVAALPVPIAYVSTRLVLPEQPRLAAVLLRSPAATPQDLTAVPQVWLCWTEVSGWSLGTDPDGRSGLERVRWAHLGVLPDPVEVGQWVDDQMSSRPAAGAYQRPYYRVVDDDAAFERSLATYAEHVERGA; via the coding sequence TTGTCTGACCACACCTCCCTCACACACGCGGGCTACGTCGCCGCGGTCGTGGCGGCGCTGCCCGTGCCGATCGCCTACGTCTCGACCCGCCTGGTGCTGCCCGAACAGCCGCGACTGGCGGCCGTGCTGCTGCGCTCGCCCGCGGCGACCCCGCAGGACCTGACGGCGGTACCGCAGGTCTGGCTGTGCTGGACCGAGGTGTCGGGGTGGTCGCTGGGCACCGACCCGGACGGCCGGTCGGGGCTGGAGCGGGTGCGCTGGGCCCACCTGGGTGTGCTGCCGGACCCGGTCGAGGTCGGGCAGTGGGTGGACGACCAGATGAGCAGCCGGCCCGCCGCCGGGGCCTACCAGCGGCCGTACTACCGGGTGGTGGACGACGACGCCGCGTTCGAACGGTCGCTGGCCACCTACGCCGAACA